TGTGTGCCGACGGCTGAGGGGGGCTTGCGGGGGGTCCAAGGCTGAACAAACCAGCACGGGACCCAGCTAGGAGCCCGATCCAAGAATGTCAACGGGGTTACTCCGTCAATGCAGTCACTGGTAGGAATGTCTGGCTTTTTGTTTCCAGTCTGTTGGCTCAGTGCTTCACATCTGCGCGCCGGTGCCTTGGAGACAGCCTTGTTACGCTGTACCGAGCTCAGCGATTTCCCCGGACCCTGTGTAACGCGCTCAGTTGAACCAACACAAATCAGAGAGCGATTCACCGAGAGCGAGTGCACATCGTATTCCCCGTCTCCCCAGAATGGATCGAACATCGTAGCAGACGCCAAGACACAGTGAGACCTTCGCAGTTGAGTTTTTCTTCCTTATCTGTGGACTTTTGCGGGGTTGAGGAGAACGTCCGGTCACTCTGTGGAGATTACTTTAGTGTCTATTTCTCGTCTTCACGTCAGCTCGGTTGAAACCTGCCTCTTCACGATGGCAGGAGCGGGGAGGTATCCTCGCGTTCTGCTGTTGCAATGTTTTATCTCGACCGCGCTCTGCAACACGTTCACCGCGTTCACCGAGGAGCCGATGGACAGAGCTGGCAAGTCGGACGGGTACTGCAGCAGGATAATACGGGCTCAGGGTACTCGGAAAGAAGGCTATAACGAGTTCAGACTCCGCGTGGAAGGGGATCCGGAGACCTATCAGCCCGGTAGCACCTACAGAGGTATGCCTCGCGAGCTGCAGCCCCCTAACGCGCAGGTTTTGGATGTAAACACACTATATAGTAACTTGACTACGTGATTATTATTGATGTAGAGAGAGGGGCATTTGTGACAGTCTGTGAATAGATTGGGAGCTACCTCTCAGTTATTTTAAACGAATTTGACATTAAGTTTGGTTTCCGATGTGAAATGTATTTGGCTGTCAAAACAACCATGATAACTGATACAATTACCTAATGTAGTGTCTTCCTAAAACATTACTGAGAGAAAAATATAACATTCAGGCACAGTAGCAAAGGGCACTAAGCAGaacaatatttatttttttcctcttatTATCCTTACAATACACTTAACAGGATTTATTAACaaattttctttaaaaaaattaagaaaaattGAATTTCATGTTGTATTGAATTCGTTTGAGGACATCAACTCAGACAATAGATGAAGTCTTCTGATCCTAAATGTGTGGACTGTCAGAACAATAAGAACAGTTTAACTGTCGATTTGGCTCTTAAGTCTTTCATTCTCCTTTGTGTGTTAAGCTGCACGTTGGCGGTGACGACACATGTGGCTAGAAAAGACAGACCATTCCTTGACCCTGACTTCCAAAATAGCCCGGCTGTTAGAAcggtgcacttctgatccttgacccTCTGCCATGAGTTCCATTTGCACTGTTCCTACGtgggctttggatgaaagcgtaaatgaatgaaatgtaaaAGTGTAAAGAAGTACTGACTCGTGCTGTTGTCCTCCCAGTGACTCTGTACGCCAGCAGTCCCTCCTACTTCCGAGGGTTCACCCTGATCTCTGTGAAGGAGGGCCGGGAGGGAGACCAAGACGAGGACTATGCTGGGAACTTCCAGGTAAAGAGACAACACCTTCATCACACCTTAGCAAACATCAAACATCAAATGTCAACATGGAAATGCAGGCGGGGAGGTTTGCTGttcagactgagggggggggcatcacttcagactgagggggggggcatcacttcagactgagggggggggggggcatcacttcagactgaggggggggggcatcacttcagactgaggggggggggcatcacttcagactgaggggggggggggcatcacttcagactgagggggggggggggcatcacttcagactgaggggggggggggcatcacttcagactgaggggggggggggcatcacttcagactgagggggggggggcatcacttcagactgagggggggggggcatcacttcagactgagggggggggggcatcacttcagactgaggggggggggggggggcatcacttcagactgagggggggggggcatcacttcagactgaggggggggggggcatcacttcagactgagggggggggggcatcacttcagactgagggggggggggggcatcacttcagactgagggggggggcatcacttcagactgagggggggggcatcacttcagactgagggggggggggcatcacttcagactgaggggggggggcatcacttcagactgagggggggggggcatcacttcagactgaggggggggggggcatcacttcagactgagggggggggggcatcacttcagactgaggggggggggcatcacttcagactgagggggggggcatcacttcagactgaggggggggggggcatcacttcagactgaggggggggggcatcacttcagactgagggggggggcatcacttcagactgaggggggggggggggcatcacttcagactgaggggggggggcatcacttcagactgaggggggggggcatcacttcagactgagggggggggggggcatcacttcagactgagggggggggggcatcacttcagactgagggggggggcatcacttcagactgaggggggggggcatcacttcagactgagggggggggggcatcacttcagactgaggggggggggggcatcacttcagactgagggggggggggcatcacttcagactgagggggggggggcatcacttcagactgaggggggggggcatcacttcagactgagggggggggggcatcacttcagactgaggggggggggcatcacttcagactgagggggggggcactgatAGAGCAGATGCTTAGGGGAGGCTGGTGCAGAACAGGAGGCTGCTGTAAGCAGGAAGGGTTTGACAGGAGATGTAGGCAGGTCAGACTGAGTGAGAGCTTGCATGGGTTGTGgagtcacacacagagagtgcaGTGTCAGCAGTCATGCAGTTAAGTACACACAACCAGCCAATTATACACCAGAAAGCTATTTGGCCAATCAGCCAGtcattcagccagccagccagcatggTTAACCACACCTGGAAGGGCACTTACATCAACACCATATgctgcctctggtctcctcttcaTGGCTTCTCTTCATGGCTGCTCCGCAACGCTCGCACGTTCTGTTTAGTGTGCATGCAGGTGcgcgtgagggagaggggagagagagaggagagagggagggagggaagagagtgggggagagaggagagagttgggagagagagacaacaggcagggaagagagggaggggagagaggagggaagagagagagacagctctcTGAAGAATTCACCTTCCCCTTACAAACCTACAATGCCATCTTCGTTCAGTTTCATGGAGAAACAGGCAGGAAGTCTTATTGCTCTCCCCTTGCTTGTCTTAGCACCTTTTACAAGGCTCCAGCatagcgttgtgtgtgtgtgtgtgtgtgtctgaagtagGAAAGAGCACAGGTGTTAGAAATGGGgcttatacacacactcacatgcaaatacacgaacacacaagcacacagaaacacagctgGCAAGGTTTAGAGCAAGTTGGTTCACAGTTTGCAAAATCAGCTGCAGCTGAAACTAAAGAGAGGACGGGCTTGATAGAGTCAGAGGGCGAGAACacgaggagaagagagacttTCAGTACAGGAGTAGATCTCTCCCCAACTAGGAGTAGATCTCTCCCCAACTAGGAGTAGATCTCTCCCCAACTAGGAGTAGATCTCTCCCCAACTAGGAGTA
This is a stretch of genomic DNA from Osmerus eperlanus unplaced genomic scaffold, fOsmEpe2.1 SCAFFOLD_900, whole genome shotgun sequence. It encodes these proteins:
- the LOC134015753 gene encoding spondin-1-like yields the protein MAGAGRYPRVLLLQCFISTALCNTFTAFTEEPMDRAGKSDGYCSRIIRAQGTRKEGYNEFRLRVEGDPETYQPGSTYRVTLYASSPSYFRGFTLISVKEGREGDQDEDYAGNFQVKRQHLHHTLANIKHQMSTWKCRRG